One genomic segment of Brassica napus cultivar Da-Ae chromosome A3, Da-Ae, whole genome shotgun sequence includes these proteins:
- the LOC106443869 gene encoding D-xylose-proton symporter-like 1 — translation MVFDAEKQSIVHVEQIGDSSSGGLSSVQEPLIKQKHSPENYSVLAAIPPFLFPALGTFLFGYEIGATSCATISIKSPTLSGISWYNLSSVDVGIITSGSLYGALIGSIVAFSIADIIGRRKGLITAAFLYLIGAIVTAVAPVFPVLIIGRVVYGIGVGLTMHAAPMYIAETAPSQIRGRMISLKEFSTVFGMVGGYGIGSLWVTVISGWRYMYATVIPIPVIMAIGMCWLPASPRWLLLRSLQGKGDVESFQEEAIKSLRRLRGSVVVDRAAEQVDEILAELSSVGEDKEATICELFQGKCLKALTIAGGLVLFQQITGQPSVLYYAPSILQTAGFSAATDATRISILLGLLKLVMTGVAIIVIDKLGRRPLLLGGVSGMVLSLFLLGSYYIFYNNVPAVAVAALLLYVGCYQLSFGPISWLMMSEIFPLKLRGRGISIAVLVNFGTNALVTFAFSPMKELLGAGVLFCGFGAICVLSLFFIYFIVPETKGLTLEEIEAKCL, via the exons GTTTCTCTTCCCAGCTCTTGGAACATTTCTTTTTGGCTATGAGATTGGTGCAACGTCTTGTGCTACCATTTCTATTAAG TCGCCTACGCTAAGTGGAATCTCATGGTACAACTTGTCTTCAGTGGATGTTGGTATCATT ACTAGTGGCTCATTGTACGGTGCCTTGATTGGATCCATTGTGGCATTTAGTATTGCTGACATTATAG gaagaagaaaaggttTGATTACTGCTGCATTCTTATACCTTATTGGAGCCATTGTTACTGCAGTGGCACCTGTCTTTCCTGTCCTGATAATTGGACGGGTTGTGTATGGCATTGGAGTTGGACTG ACAATGCATGCGGCTCCAATGTACATTGCTGAGACTGCACCTAGCCAGATACGTGGACGTATGATATCACTAAAGGAATTCTCCACCGTCTTTGGGATGGTT GGAGGATATGGAATCGGTAGCCTCTGGGTTACGGTTATTTCTGGTTGGCGTTACATGTATGCAACAGTTATTCCTATACCAGTTATTATGGCAATTGGAATGTGTTGGCTACCGGCATCTCCTAGGTGGCTTTTACTGCGCTCTCTCCAGGGAAAAGGAGATGTGGAGAGCTTTCAAGAGGAAGCAATCAAGTCTCTTCGCCGCCTTAGAGGGTCTGTAGTAGTTGACAGAGCAGCTGAACAAGTAGACGAGATCTTGGCTGAACTTTCCTCTGTGGGTGAGGATAAAGAAGCTACAATTTGTGAACTGTTTCAAGGCAAATGCTTAAAAGCTCTCACTATAGCAGGAGGTTTAGTCTTGTTCCAACAG ATAACTGGACAGCCAAGTGTGCTTTATTATGCACCATCTATACTACAG ACTGCTGGCTTCTCTGCTGCAACTGATGCAACTCGGATCTCGATTCTGCTCGGTCTATTGAAG TTGGTTATGACTGGAGTTGCTATTATAGTGATCGACAAACTTGGAAGGAGGCCTTTACTTCTTGGTGGTGTTAGTGGCATG GTGCTCTCATTGTTCCTCCTGGGGTCATActacatattttataataatgtacCAGCTGTTGCTGTGGCTGCATTGCTACTCTATGTGGGCTGCTATCAG TTATCCTTTGGCCCTATTAGTTGGCTGATGATGTCAGAGATATTTCCCTTAAAATTAAGAGGCAGGGGAATCAGCATAGCAGTGCTTGTGAATTTCGGTACAAACGCACTTGTGACTTTCGCTTTTTCACCTATGAAG GAGCTGTTAGGAGCTGGAGTATTGTTCTGTGGATTTGGGGCGATATGTGTACTGTCCCTCTTCTTTATATACTTCATTGTGCCTGAGACAAAGGGTCTCACTCTTGAAGAGATTGAAGCCAAATGCCTCTAA